One Glycine max cultivar Williams 82 chromosome 8, Glycine_max_v4.0, whole genome shotgun sequence genomic window, CCCAACCACCGACAACtgataatagaaaatacaagaaaagaagaaaaagaaagaagataagAGTAAGATCGAGAGAGAGCAAGTGTGTGTTAGTTATATGTGGCTGTGGTGCAACCTGAGAATGCAAGAGCAGCTTTCGAGTAGCTGAAAAGGTGTAACGAGAGAGGAAGATAAAGGAGCTATTAATGAGAAATATTGATCTtgtataagtattaaaagattataaataataattttcattcttaaatataaatcGGTTGCaaatttaatcttgaaagatgaaattttaatttttagtctgggtaaaaaaaatataataaattaattcttcTAATAATTTGCATTCGTTATCGTTAATAAAAGAAGATATATAACATAAAGGGATACAAATGTCACAAGATTGATTGCCAAGAACAAAAATGTCACAaaattaatcacattaaatttgatttactATCTGATAAAGATCctatttttaagtttgatttaatttatttaaaagtttaatttagtctattaatctatttaaagatctattttatattaaagttttacataagtctatttttttctttatatgggATAATAGACtaatcttaaaatataataaaattatcatcttAAAATGTAGTAGAAGTATCAtcctaaaattgttttttaaaatcactttctcttaaattaatttaactacaaataaaattaaaaaaaataaaaaaataaaacaaagtgttCTCAAACTATAAAGTATTTTCAGTTTAAACAATTTAAActtatagataattaaaaagaaaaaaaacaatttaataaaacaaaaaaattaaaaaggaaataacagaaaaaaccacttaaatattaaacatatttgatttatttaatttatttatgtaaaacaattaaatcacttaaatatatatattttcataaatatttaattaaattatatttatattgagcatttaaatatatgcatttttattaaattctattctagataaattatattttttataaattaatatataaaaatcagtaaactataaaattaaaaaaactgtaagaaaaaaagagaaaaaaattaaagaaaaactaaaataaataacaaaaaaacaaaaaaaagttcacattcagaagtgtgttaaaaaaaaaacaccttacacgattatttttaatttttcatggaTATGTATCTTATTCaaatatagtattaaatattcttcaatttattgcacacacaaaaaaaaaaaaaaaccgatttattttgttaaatagaATGGCAGACGTATGCAAGAGAAATCTACATTTTGACGTGATTTCGTTTAGCCCAAAAGTTTGGGAAAAGCGTGTGGCATTAACTATGGTGGAGACACCCGTACGTGAAGGAACAGTAGTTTACGTAGTAATAGTTGTAAACCAAGCTTGAATGATCGATGATCCAATAAAGACCACGATTTTTTAGAACTATTGCAGATCTTTtgtaaactaaattattttgttgctGTCGGCGTCATCACTCTAAAAAAGGAACCCATGCACAGCATAATGACCCAAAACCCCTTAATAAATACTCATATCCAAAAACAGAACGATCccgtaaaaatatttatttggttTCCCCTTTTGTCGTTAAGTCTGGAATTAGcgtggaaaataaaataaatagcagATTAAGTTGTTGAATATCAGTATCATAGTTGGGTGGGTTGCACGGGGAAGCTGGCCTATAACTTAACAAGGGAAAACTCACTGGCCTGagcaaaaaatagggttttgtcAGGAAATGGAAACAGTGAGGACTAGAGAAGGAGCAATAGCCAAAGACACCACTGAAACTGAACTCACCAAAATCCCTCTCCTCCGGGCAACTGTTGAAACACTTCATCCCTCTTCCAAGGTAAACCACACTATTCCTGTGCCCCAACCTTTATCTTTTTTACGTTTTCTCttatcttactttttttttttttaatttggtctaTATTGCATgacatttttcattaattattatttttactacatTTAATCCAACTTTGTCTAAGAGAGATACTTTAAAGAGCTAAAATTGAAACTTGTAGACTTAAGAAATCCAATTGAAATCAACTTATTTGTTATGCAGGAgtatgaaattgaaataaaatggacaattttttaaagtaaatactATCTTTACTTGGACTTTAGAAAAATATGCATGGGAGTAATCAAATGAGAGTTTAATATgtgaatttttattctttacttATACATTTTTAGGCCATTATAtggtttattaaatttataaataatgaccctcttttttttattggtccaaataggtttttaatttttataaaattatattattttcattttgattattttttatttatgttcctgATAACTTTTTGGTTCCATTTTAGTCTTTTACATCAGGATTTATGTTTAATGATGACGTGatttataaagattaaacaacaaacctaatatttcttaaataggaaaactaaattgaaaaattttcaatttaacattataaaaaaacaatttaagagagttatatataaaaaaaatttttttacagaaactaTAACAATGAGgtagaaactaaaaaacaaacaatttttttaacaagatcaaaatgaaaaaaaaaaataaaataaaacactaatataaaaaacacatgcttttatataaaagactaaaaacttattaaagGTTTTATTTCTTTGCTTCCATAATCTTTTATCCAAGTTTCAATATCCTTGCTAAATACTAAACAATGGCTTCTTTGTCAtctttcattttcatcatttatcaataacaGGACctgccataaaaaaaaaacctagaaAAAAAAGCTTAATCAGGAACCGACACAGATCTTGTACGAAAGAGATGACTTTTACATGCATGGACTTGACATAGAGCGTCTTTAAATGTCCGTAAGAAGATACCAAAAATCTAATTACTCTTAAAAGTAACAAAactttcattctttattttatattttaaattttaaaaaaaatatttattaaaatttcttaaaacatAATGCaacttttatccaaacataatttatagttatttcaaTTTTCAGTATAGTATtattatcttcttctttttttgtgatGCGGCGATGTGGCAAttaataaagtttgatcttCAGATCTTGTACAAACGGTCTAAATCCTCTATATCTATATAGTCTAATTGTTTAAAGCTCtgcatgtttttctctcttcatattgactgaaatataaaataaaaaataaattatcaatagaAAATCTAGTGTTTCtatcattaattttgttttttattcattagttcaaataatattttacatgtATTTGTACACacatctttatattttattttgtataatttttatttagctACAAcggttttatatttattatgtgtTCGAAATGTCGATAAGTGTACTAatttgcacaagtagtataaaacgataAAACCGAGTATcgtatttttagaaaatttgtttCACTCAGATATCATACATTCAGTATGCAAACATTTGTATATGACtaaaagtgaaataaatatCTAAGTTggatttttgtattaaaatctagttaactataaattaaatatctaaAGTTTGAGAAGTAAAACAATCAAGTAAAAAGCGTTATTTTTCTTGatgttgttatgtatttttctctatttaatgttatcgtAGTATTCTTATGCACAAAAGttacccaaaccaagatccctctcGTGAATGGGCCTAATTCTCTTTAAATctcgtccttgatccctcaacaaactcaaCCTAAAAGAGTTACATTAAGCTTACAACATAATATAAACTAGATCGTTGCACTTCATTTCTAGACATATAGTTTTCTAGCTTACTCTACtaagttctaaggctttaaaatacttctcaatactaaaaatcctaattatacatacaaatgggtgatcaagtcacaagcatataaaaataagcatggatagaagcaatgaacacataaaaacaacattaaatagatagtgaaagaATGTTACATCAAGGATTCAGCAGAACATCTCAATCAAGAGGTTTAGTCTTTCATTATAAGTAATGAGCTTTCAATACAAAGAAGAACAAAATTTGAGTGAAGGAAAATGGCTAAAAAGGGTTGAGGATGTTTCCTTCAACCTCTAAAACCCTAACCTCACTCCTCTAACCTAAACTCTCTTGATGGCTCTGTTTCTGTCGCTCTAGCTTCTCCCTTAACTCTTTTTTTCGACTCTTTCCTAAGTTTCcgccaacttcagtgttttaaaggctatTTGGACGTTTCAGCTTTTAAAGGCTCGTATAGCGAAAATGACTCGCTAAGCTAGAGTAAGtaaattttggcttagcgaggtGGACGCGTtgagcgcgagaagagacaaatgATTCGCTGGGCGAGCTTGCGAAGCACTGGGCGAGTACATCTTTGAttgatcctcttctagggtttcctaGCATGCTAAGCGATCTACATGCCTCGCTTAGCAAatgtcactcgctaagcgcatatgtCTCGCTTAACGAGATATCAACTGCTTGAACCTTTTCTCcttttaacctgaaattgaagtgatttcaacattaattcataaaatgagagtatttactatataaaatcaaactaaacataaaaatatgtacaatccctataaaaagaaccataatTTAGAGGAAAGATGCTAATTTTATGCaactattaaatacaaaaattagtcgTAAATAACGACTAACATTATGATCCTAAATCTTAAATATTAtcgataaaaaagaaaataaatccgTTGTTACTTTCGCTTatataattatacttttattttctttccttcaaaattcttttacacttctttatacacacacacttttttatagtttatttaaCGTAttgtttaattagttaattttatatttgttggcGATTTACCCTCTAATTCTCTTATTCAACCAATCAGTAACGGatctaaaaatattatgttatggGAACCATACTCATATACAAAATTTTGCGtggataatatttatattataaattaaatttttatattgaatttcatattttaagaacAAATTATAATTACCCCTGTATATTACATTAAggagttttaacttttaaaagtttttgGGAAGCTATTGGCCCATTGTGTCTCAGGTGAATCCGTCCCTGTCAATGATGACAATTTTATATCCTTAAAAAAACAATGACTTatactttatttaataatttattaagtaaataatctttaatattaaaaaataattaaaaaatattcactaaataattttacaaaaattataaatgttatacatttaaattattaagtcttttttattttttaatacataattagtctgtaaaaaagttaatgtatattaatttagttcttgaaataattattaaattttaaaatgttaaataaaattactaaaaaaataattcgcatttataaattgaaaaattacaGTATTTATAGTAATCCTTTTGACTATTGAACAAGGTcgaataattttcaataaaaataattgtattttttatcatgaGATCGAGTTAgttctctcatttatttattttttgacttgTGTTCACTTTGGTAAATAATTATGATCAATAACTATGACATATGTACTAATGTTTAAGAGAAATTGATTTGATTCCTTAATTGATTGCAGGAAGAGGATGATTTTATGATTAGAAGATTCCTGCGTGCTCGTGATTTAGATGTAGAGAAGGCTTCGGCAATGTTCCTCAAGTACTTGAAATGGAGACATGAATTTGTTCCAAATGGTTCTGTATCAGTGTCTGATGTTCCTATCGAACTTGCACAGGATAAGGTGTTCATGCAAGGACGCGACAAGATAGGTCGACCTATACTTATTGTCTTTGGTAGAAGGCATTTTCAGAACAAAGATGGTCTAGATGAATTCAAACGtatgtttaatttcaattaatgcTGTTAATTTTGCCATTTAATTCTTACAGCCTTTCAATTTCTAGTACTGTTAGTGGGGTCATGAGCATTATATTATGCTTTAGTCATAAAACAAGTTTGTTTCgttcaaaattacaaatatataatttctctGTAATACAGGGTTTGTTGTTTATGTTCTTGATAAAGTATGTGCGAGGTAATTATATCCCTTTTTTCTACTTTAGATCCTGCTTTTTGAACTATGAATTCAATTAGAGGCTTTGCATATAGGAATAGTAATTTAACAATACATACCATTTGGTGTATTAGTATGCCACCTGGGCAAGAAAAGTTTGTTGGTATAGCAGAACTGAAGGGATGGGGATACTCAAACAGTGACGTGCGTGGATACCTTAGTGCTCTATCCATTTTGCAGGTaccattttttgtttgtgtcaGACAAGTTGATAAAACATCTTGTTCTGAGGATATTTTGTATATGATTGTTAAGATGTTACACATCAGTTAGAAATATGATCAGAATGAATAGTCCTTATAAGACTACTTGAACAATGCGCGTGTGTGTACTGTGAAGTTGGAATTAAACTTCATACGTTCTTATATGCTTGTAATTTTTTGGATGCAGGATTACTACCCTGAGAGATTGGGAAAGTTGTTTATTGTGAATGCACCATACATTTTTATGAAAGTGTGGAAAATTATTTACCCATTCATTGACAACAAAACCAAGAAGAAGGTTATGTTTCAAATTCAGTTTGTATCTGAATGCATGATATATAATGTTAGAGGAAAATATTTAGAAAGTTGGTTTTGACTTGAATTGCAGATAGTATTTGTGGAAAAAAATAAGGTGAAATCAACACTGCTAGAAGAGATGGACGAAAGTCAGGTCCCAGAGATATTCGGTGGCTCACTGTCATTGGTCCCAATTCAGGATGCTAATTAAGTAACTGAGGCACTCagccaaaaataaatatttcttatttgtgTTTGTATGCCGTAAACAATTAATTTacccaattaattaatttacacttTTGTATCAGCTATCAATATTCAGtagtaaacaataaaaaataaatatatatcactGTTAaatgagtttgatttttttttttcaacatggtTAAACTAATTACtgaatccaaaataaaattttgtgttaGTCACAAATTTGTAAATGGGCCGAAAGCCTATAACAAAATCCAtacttttgttttataaataaactaGACTAGATTACTTATACCAATTAAGGCCTTTGATGTATTTACCTCCGATCCCCTAATTAATTAGTATACCtctctttctttatttatttataccttttattacaaaaaatatcttatataaaataatataaacctTATTTTTATCACCCTTCATCTTGTTTAAATCCTATTACCTCATTTTTATTATGATTCTTTAAACTCTATTATGATTTATTACATGGAAATTGGACTAGGCTCAATGAAATAATTATCacaataaattttacaaattgGGAGAAAGATAAGATCAGAAAAAATAGATGTGTTGGATAATATGATGGagataaagagagagaaaaatgaatcaTAGGAAGTGTAggaaaaaagaatcataaatgTATCATTAGAGTAATAcaaatatctaaaataaaatttacaaagcaATTGGTGATGATGATAttttccaaaaaagaaaaagtaatcgATGATGATCGAGGAAGTTGAAAATTGTACGTGAAGGAATTTTGTAGTTGTAGATTGTGATATACGGCTGCTGGGCGGAAAGTTTGACACTAGCTCGGATGAAGTCCAAACAAACATAACGTGAATCCAAGTTCAGTTGACTTAATTGGTTtcatttcaccaaaaaaaacaaagacaagTCACAAGTGACTTTGTTGGTATATCGTAAGTTACGCTTAAATCCAGCACAAGTCTTATCTTATTGCTAATCTCTATATGTCCATTCCTTAATCTTATTGTTTTGCAAACATGAAACTAATTGCGAAAAGTATGAAATGCACATTATTCACGACCATAGGATAATGCATGGCATATTAGATAGACTCTGCTCTATGTATTCTCTGGTTCTCAACCTCGATCTCTCTTTCATGgcagattaattaattattcatcgATGCCGATCGACTTTGGGACTTGAAGTCTTAAACCACGGTACGTAATTCATTCCCTTATAGTATATTGTTTATCGATTTCATGCATGTACGTTATTGATCTGCAACCATCTATCATATACTATAGAAGCCTAGCTAATGGGTGCATACACATTTAGGCTTGTGTGGCATTCTTTTTCAAACAAATATTCCATTGACAACATACAGTACATATATTTATACCGGTTACCGGTGAAAATTCACgagcatataaaaaaaatgtaaaaagtattatttatatGAGAATTAATATATAGTACGTCCTCTCATGGCTTGTCTTTGCCATCGAAATCACGTGTTCGTTTACTAGGAGGCTCGGAAGCATCGAAGAAGTTACAGCTGAAAAGAAACAAAGACGTGACTCCTCCCATATAGTTGATCATTAATGCTGTCATCCCTAAGATTAGTGAGGTAACCAAATTCCTTAGAGAGATGAACCCTTTctggaaattaaattaattaagcttAGCTTTGGTTCCTCTGAATCTGAGAGTGCAGCAGCCTCTCACCACTTTCAAACGTTCCCAGCCAAATTCGATCAACCTGCTTTCTTTGGGTCGCTAAGAGGCTACaacttctatcatttttcatttttaacacGCTAGCTAGATTAGGTGTGACAATCATTCCTTCAAGCACTTCtattattatcaaatatttagcctagctatatatatatatatatatatatatatatatatatatataaaactgcCATCTATCGTCTCTTTATTTGTGGGCATACAAAGTTGTGTCATTTTTAGCTTATAAAAAGTAGGCTATCTTCTTTCGTTCATGATGTACTAAGAGGGTAAACTTCTTtcatgttttgtattttttttatcacgcTATAAGAATTGTATGAGTTTCAATTTGGGCAGAACTTGTGCATAACACTTCcatcattaataaaaattcagctattaaaaataattaatgttatcttatttatctgtaagcaaacaaaaatatttttcttatatcttctttaatcatatttttcttttatactcACCGTTATACGAATTGAAAAAGACCTTCTgctatcttctttcttttttttttcttctctctttttctttattaggtgatttgatattttataaagaatatatatagaGGGGTCAAAAAAAGAGATATGGAatgaacattaattatatttttctcaataataatatttttacaattcttattttttacacCATCTCCACACCTACAATTACGTAATTGAGGCATGTTACTTCTCTGAGCTCAAGGATCAAATACTTTTATAGTTGAATAACTTTCATTTGCCATGATTTGGGTTAggttacattatatatatacaagacATTTTTATTTCAGTTATTCAGGCATGTTACTTCTCTGAGCTCAAGGATCAAATACTTCTATAGTTGACTAACTTTCATTTGCCATGCTTTGGGTTTGTTTACATTATATAtacaagacttttttttttcgctTGTGTGTGTgggttggggggggggggggggggggggggggtgttttaCTGGGTGCCTCTACTGGTTTTGAATTTCATGtattacaacatttttttaaattatataggtcattattttcattttattaaatagacATTTGTAATGcaacttatattaatattagaacATAATTAGAAtagcacaaaaatatttattttatattttatattttattttaaataaacttataagacaacacaaaaaacaaagatgaagagtactagaaaaaattaatgatttttattactcaacctttttttttctcgtaGCACAAccttagaaaaataattacccATTTCTCTACTCTCTTTACTCCCCGCATTGATAACTACACACATCGACAATTTCAAACAGCATCGACCAAACTTTAATCACTCTAATCTTCAAACTAGTTTGTATTATAATACACTATAACGTTATACTTTGTTCACATGATGTTTAGTATATACACAAATTAAACACTACATAACACAAAATTCTTTGTAAAGTGTATTGACTAccaaatgataataaatagAACAATAAAGCTTGTACTGTCACGACTCGTCTGCTTATCTTACTGTCCTATAAGATGCATATCAAACACTTCGTAACCGTATATGTTGtatcacttttaatttgaagaaagataaaggaaaagacataaaaagggatgAATGGATGAtcaatttttcatcattttttttcctcaaaagTTGAAAAGTGTTTGTAAAAGAGGGTCTAGAACTGTGGTGTCTATATATTAATAGCATTTTAAACCTACAtttgttgttgtattttttttaagatggaGACTTACATCTGTTAAAAAAGGAGTTTCcctttacttttctttctctttcttcttcacatCATTGGCATTTTATTACGTATAATTAAGAAGGGTATAAAGAGTGGAtcgagtgtaaaaaaaaaaaaaaaaagtaacgtACGTaaactaaacatttttttatccaatattATATAagtgcatgaaaaacaaagattgAGAAAACAATGAACAACACATTAAAGTAAACAAATAACATTCAGTGTATGTATATGAACCTCACATCATGTAACTTGCAGGGGCACACGATGATTTTGAGAGGCAGGTTAAGAAACCCTAAAGATGATTGTTCTAGCCACACAAGGTAATAATATGAAATATCTATCATTTTTGGGTCTGACTCAGGATCGATGGGAAAGATAGAGAAGGACACAACAGGAGAAAGAAGACTTAGTTATGCATCAAGTCATCTATCCTATCTTTTGATTCCCAATATTCCATGGTCCTTGTTCACTACTCAAATCAAATTTCATACTAATCTATGCAAGAAGAAAGAAGCATAAATTTCCAATAGTATATATGATGATTATATATGGCAAAGGCAGGAACATACTTTGATGTTGAGGTGGTTGTGATTGTTCATTCGAATCATTCCCAACCACACTTAACTGAGACACTGTTGTTGGATCTTTGTGTTTTGGATTGCCACCAATGACTTGAGCAAGAGCTGACACAACAGCCGACATGTCTTGCTGGGACTGAGAAGAATAAATCGGAAacgctttttcttcttccaaagGAAGTGACCTCTTTCCATGTTTTCGATCCACTTTAGCAACTCATATCGATCACGTGAAAGGTATCAAATAACTAGATTATACGTAATTCTTCACTTCGCCGTTCTGTAATGACTGACAGAGTAATATCACTACCTTATGCTATATTGTATTTGGGTCGATTGAACGTAAAGCCGATTAGAGATAGGTAGAAAAAATCGAGCTAAGATGAGGAGTTGGGAAGCAACTAGGGTTTTCAACGAATTTTTTCGGTCTATAAACATAAGAAAGGGGAACAAAAAAGTCTCGATCAGTCTCCCGGTATTCTTCTGCCTTTTCTTAGTTTCTTTTTGTAcgtttactttttaaaacaattctTGAACTTTTGTCACAAAAtgtaatatctttaaaaaataaataaatcttattctaaTTACCTAAAAGTCACACATATTgattaattgatattataaaacaaaaattatactgTTAATATATaccaatttaattcttttatatattattatttatgggTTTAATACTTATGTActgatgtaaaaataaaatatcttgtatgtgtttaatcattttttctatttatttattttttattttctcctttgattttatAGATGTTTATTCAATCCTTAAGCGGCTAAATATGTGATTTAAATAACACGTagttatttcaatttaaatgatataaagtttaaatccaaaatatactaaaaatcatattattaatatgaaatattcattaattttgttaataattaatttctgataaaaaaaatttagttgatCACTTTATAGGAGTTTCATCTCTtacattttttcatataaatttaaatttgaaattttgtttaaaagaatCACGTTCAATTCCACTTGAAACAAAGACTTTAATTTAGTCCTGAATATACtatattaaatacttataaaGAGACTTTTTAACCAGTAATATTTATACAAGGAGAGGATAAAAAATGTCTC contains:
- the LOC100796822 gene encoding phosphatidylinositol transfer protein 3 encodes the protein METVRTREGAIAKDTTETELTKIPLLRATVETLHPSSKEEDDFMIRRFLRARDLDVEKASAMFLKYLKWRHEFVPNGSVSVSDVPIELAQDKVFMQGRDKIGRPILIVFGRRHFQNKDGLDEFKRFVVYVLDKVCASMPPGQEKFVGIAELKGWGYSNSDVRGYLSALSILQDYYPERLGKLFIVNAPYIFMKVWKIIYPFIDNKTKKKIVFVEKNKVKSTLLEEMDESQVPEIFGGSLSLVPIQDAN